The following proteins come from a genomic window of Streptomyces sp. NBC_00539:
- a CDS encoding alpha/beta hydrolase family protein yields MTEIITGLHMSPLEILALLGAVALVVARWLPPAARPRVTIAAGSGFVLSVLVLSVVGLRWQMLPVLAGGALTLPFAVPPLLRRRPGRPVGRARWWLALPGAVVCVGLIAAGPVAAWACPVPVFPEPTGNFAVGTRVVQWTDPNRPETATATPDDRRTVVVQLWYPARKSPAGTQPAQYLGRTQQEARTVSDALARYAGLPGFLVDGVPRAHTHAVFDAPVADGAGRFPVVLFSPGLGGVRTQNTAWAEELAGNGYVVAALDHPYDSAAVVLTDGRTINTEIASTGDDDEDDKRAAETTRIRAADLSFVLTQLERLDRGEIAGPLTGHLDTGRAAATGHSLGGGAALQAARQDSRFAAVINMDGYPRDPDPRPFHQPALALTQAIGPQTDPRYIPRLTEVLQRSTATSYRLTLPGAAHLTFTDAPLYLPPVPSIVGSLGRTESPRVVAATTLAFLNTTLRHDPGDLSGALSAYGDLSVYRPGSNR; encoded by the coding sequence GTGACCGAGATCATCACGGGACTGCACATGTCCCCCCTGGAAATCCTTGCCTTGCTGGGTGCCGTTGCGCTGGTGGTGGCGCGCTGGCTGCCTCCCGCCGCCCGCCCACGCGTGACGATCGCGGCGGGATCGGGTTTCGTACTGTCCGTGCTCGTGCTGAGCGTGGTGGGGCTCCGCTGGCAGATGCTGCCGGTACTGGCAGGCGGCGCCCTCACGTTGCCGTTCGCCGTACCTCCTCTGCTGCGTCGCCGTCCCGGCCGGCCGGTGGGGCGGGCCCGGTGGTGGCTGGCGTTGCCGGGGGCGGTGGTCTGCGTCGGCCTGATCGCCGCAGGGCCTGTAGCCGCCTGGGCCTGTCCCGTACCCGTGTTCCCCGAACCGACGGGCAACTTCGCGGTCGGCACCCGCGTGGTGCAGTGGACCGACCCGAACCGCCCCGAGACGGCCACCGCCACGCCCGACGACCGGCGCACGGTCGTCGTCCAGCTCTGGTACCCCGCACGGAAGAGCCCCGCAGGTACGCAGCCGGCCCAGTACCTGGGCCGCACACAGCAGGAGGCACGCACCGTCTCCGACGCCCTGGCGCGCTACGCCGGCCTCCCGGGCTTCCTGGTCGACGGTGTTCCGCGCGCCCACACCCATGCGGTCTTCGACGCCCCGGTGGCCGACGGCGCGGGACGGTTCCCCGTCGTGTTGTTCTCCCCCGGGCTGGGCGGAGTGCGCACACAGAACACCGCCTGGGCGGAGGAACTGGCCGGCAACGGCTACGTGGTCGCCGCCCTCGACCACCCCTACGACTCCGCCGCCGTCGTCCTGACCGACGGCCGGACGATCAACACCGAGATCGCCTCCACCGGCGACGACGACGAAGACGACAAACGAGCCGCCGAAACCACGCGCATACGGGCCGCAGACCTCAGCTTCGTCCTCACCCAGCTGGAGCGGCTGGACCGAGGTGAGATCGCCGGCCCGCTGACCGGACACCTGGACACCGGCCGGGCCGCGGCGACCGGCCACTCCCTCGGTGGCGGCGCAGCCCTCCAAGCAGCCCGCCAGGACAGCCGGTTCGCCGCCGTCATCAATATGGACGGCTACCCCCGCGACCCCGATCCGCGTCCCTTCCACCAGCCGGCGCTCGCGCTCACCCAAGCCATCGGCCCGCAAACCGACCCGCGCTACATACCCCGCCTCACCGAGGTCCTCCAGCGCAGCACCGCGACGAGCTACCGGCTCACCCTCCCCGGCGCCGCGCACCTCACTTTCACGGACGCCCCCCTGTACCTGCCGCCGGTGCCCTCGATCGTCGGCTCACTGGGCCGCACCGAGAGCCCGCGCGTCGTCGCCGCAACCACCCTCGCCTTCCTGAACACCACCTTGCGGCACGACCCCGGTGACCTGTCCGGCGCCCTGTCGGCCTACGGCGACCTCAGCGTCTACCGCCCGGGCAGCAACCGCTGA
- a CDS encoding PadR family transcriptional regulator yields MALEHAILVSLLEQPGSGYELARRFDRSIGYFWTATHQQIYRVLKRMENDGWIEVRAVQQQARPDKKEHSVTPAGRAALSAWLRDPVQPDSVRHEIAVKIRGAAFDDPAALISEVERHHQAHADRLTHYLAGELRDFTGPEAPAAPDTGEELQHVVLRGGIAYERMMLAWLEDVLATLRRIA; encoded by the coding sequence ATGGCGCTAGAGCACGCGATCCTCGTCTCCCTGCTGGAGCAGCCGGGCTCCGGCTATGAGCTGGCCCGGCGGTTCGACCGGTCCATCGGCTACTTTTGGACCGCGACCCATCAGCAGATCTACCGTGTGCTCAAGCGCATGGAGAACGACGGCTGGATCGAGGTCCGCGCTGTTCAGCAGCAGGCCAGGCCGGACAAGAAGGAACACTCCGTCACCCCGGCCGGCCGCGCCGCCCTCTCGGCCTGGCTCCGCGACCCCGTCCAACCCGACAGCGTCCGTCACGAGATCGCCGTCAAGATCCGTGGCGCGGCCTTCGACGACCCGGCCGCGCTGATCAGCGAGGTCGAGCGGCACCACCAGGCGCACGCCGACCGGCTGACCCACTACCTCGCGGGGGAGCTGCGGGACTTCACCGGCCCGGAGGCTCCCGCCGCGCCGGACACCGGTGAGGAGCTGCAACACGTGGTGTTGCGCGGTGGTATCGCCTACGAGCGGATGATGCTCGCCTGGCTCGAGGACGTCCTTGCCACGCTCCGCCGGATCGCCTAG
- a CDS encoding acyl-CoA dehydrogenase family protein, which translates to MTDTLLFNPHTYDPAHFDPETRRLLRATVDWFEARGKRKLIEDYRSRAWLADFLAFSAKEGLFATFLTPAPEAGDDEPDKRWDTARIAALNEIFGFYGLDYWYAWQVTILGLGPVWQSDNAAARSRAAQLLGEGEVFAFGLSEKTHGADIYSTDMLLEPDGEGGFRARGSKYYIGNGNAAGLVSVFGRRTDVEGPEGYVFFAADSRHPAYHLVKNVVDSSKYVSEFRLDDYPVRAEDVLHTGRAAFDAALNTVNVGKFNLCTASIGICEHAMYEAVTHAHNRILYGRPVTAFPHVRRELADAYVRLVGMKLFSDRAVDYFRSAGPDDRRYLLFNPMTKMKVTTEGEKVIDLMWDVIAAKGFEKDAYFAQAAVEIRSLPKLEGTVHVNLALILKFMRNHLLESADYAPVPTRLDAADDAFLFRQGPARGLGSVRFHDWRPAFDAYASLPNVGRFREQADALCEFVKTAAPDEEQSRDLDLLLAVGQLFALVVHGQLILEQARLSGLDEDVLDELFAVLVRDFSAHAVELYGKDSATADQQSWALGAVRRPVVDADRAARVWARVEALAGAYEMAP; encoded by the coding sequence ATGACCGACACGCTGCTGTTCAACCCGCACACCTATGACCCCGCCCACTTCGACCCCGAGACCCGCAGGCTGCTCCGCGCCACCGTCGACTGGTTCGAGGCCCGCGGCAAGCGCAAGCTGATCGAGGACTACCGCTCGCGGGCCTGGCTGGCGGACTTCCTCGCGTTCTCCGCGAAGGAGGGCCTCTTCGCGACCTTCCTGACCCCGGCGCCCGAGGCCGGCGACGACGAGCCGGACAAGCGCTGGGACACCGCGCGGATCGCCGCCCTCAACGAGATCTTCGGCTTCTACGGCCTCGACTACTGGTACGCCTGGCAGGTCACGATCCTCGGTCTCGGCCCGGTCTGGCAGAGCGACAACGCCGCCGCCCGCTCCCGCGCCGCGCAACTCCTCGGCGAGGGCGAAGTGTTCGCGTTCGGCTTGTCCGAGAAGACGCACGGCGCCGACATCTACTCCACCGACATGCTCCTGGAGCCCGACGGCGAAGGCGGCTTCCGCGCCCGCGGGTCCAAGTACTACATCGGCAACGGCAACGCCGCCGGCCTCGTGTCCGTCTTCGGACGCCGCACCGACGTCGAGGGGCCCGAGGGGTACGTCTTCTTCGCCGCCGACAGCCGTCACCCGGCCTACCACCTGGTGAAGAACGTCGTCGACTCGTCCAAGTACGTCAGCGAGTTCCGCCTCGACGACTACCCCGTCCGGGCCGAGGACGTCCTGCACACCGGCCGCGCCGCCTTCGACGCCGCGCTCAACACCGTCAACGTCGGCAAGTTCAACCTCTGCACCGCCTCCATCGGCATCTGCGAGCACGCGATGTACGAGGCCGTCACCCATGCGCACAACCGGATCCTCTACGGCCGCCCCGTCACCGCCTTCCCGCACGTGCGCCGTGAGCTGGCCGATGCCTATGTCCGACTCGTCGGCATGAAGCTGTTCAGCGACCGTGCCGTCGACTACTTCCGCTCCGCCGGTCCCGACGACCGCCGTTACCTGCTCTTCAACCCGATGACCAAGATGAAGGTGACCACGGAGGGCGAGAAGGTCATCGACCTCATGTGGGACGTCATCGCAGCCAAGGGCTTCGAGAAGGACGCCTACTTCGCCCAGGCGGCCGTGGAGATCCGCAGCCTGCCGAAGCTGGAGGGCACGGTCCACGTCAACCTCGCGCTGATCCTCAAGTTCATGCGCAACCACCTGCTGGAGTCCGCCGACTACGCGCCCGTGCCGACCCGCCTCGACGCGGCCGACGACGCGTTCCTCTTCCGCCAGGGGCCCGCGCGCGGCCTGGGCTCCGTACGTTTCCACGACTGGCGGCCGGCCTTCGACGCGTACGCCTCCCTGCCCAACGTCGGCCGTTTCCGCGAGCAGGCCGACGCCCTGTGCGAGTTCGTCAAGACCGCCGCCCCCGACGAGGAGCAGAGCCGTGACCTCGACCTCCTCCTGGCCGTGGGCCAGCTCTTCGCCCTGGTCGTCCACGGCCAGCTGATCCTGGAGCAGGCACGCCTGTCGGGCCTGGACGAGGACGTGCTCGACGAACTGTTCGCCGTCCTCGTGCGGGACTTCTCCGCCCACGCGGTGGAGCTGTACGGCAAGGACTCCGCGACGGCGGACCAGCAGAGCTGGGCGCTCGGGGCGGTTCGGCGCCCGGTCGTCGACGCCGACCGCGCGGCGCGCGTCTGGGCGCGCGTGGAGGCACTGGCCGGGGCGTACGAGATGGCGCCCTGA
- a CDS encoding NAD-dependent protein deacetylase, whose amino-acid sequence MRTRPTLSWTPTEDPPPGTTEPAPVVDALRSGGVLVLSGAGISTESGIPDYRGEGGSLSRHTPMTYQEFTASARARRRYWARSHLGWRTFGRALPNAGHRAVAAFGRQGLLSGVITQNVDGLHQAAGSEGVVELHGSLERVICLSCGALTSRRELAHRLEEANAGFAPVAAALNPDGDADLTDEQVGDFCVAPCHECGGVLKPDVVFFGESVPPPRVEHCRGLVEAATSLLVLGSSLTAMSGLRFVRQAARAGKPVLIVNRDPTRGDRHAVTRVALPLGATLTTVAERLDVPLDARSEGPARRP is encoded by the coding sequence ATGCGCACGCGCCCCACTCTGAGCTGGACGCCCACCGAGGACCCGCCCCCCGGCACCACGGAGCCGGCGCCGGTCGTCGACGCGCTGAGGAGCGGTGGTGTGCTGGTGCTCAGCGGGGCGGGCATCTCCACGGAGTCGGGCATCCCCGACTATCGGGGAGAGGGCGGGAGCCTGAGTCGGCACACCCCGATGACCTACCAGGAATTCACCGCCAGTGCCCGTGCCCGGCGCCGGTACTGGGCACGCAGCCACCTCGGCTGGCGCACGTTCGGTCGCGCCCTGCCCAACGCCGGGCACCGGGCGGTGGCGGCGTTCGGGCGGCAGGGCCTGCTCTCGGGTGTGATCACCCAGAACGTCGACGGGCTGCACCAGGCCGCCGGGAGCGAGGGCGTGGTGGAACTCCACGGCAGCCTGGAGCGCGTGATCTGCCTTTCCTGCGGCGCCCTCACCTCGCGCCGTGAGCTCGCCCACCGGCTGGAGGAGGCCAACGCGGGCTTCGCGCCGGTGGCGGCGGCACTCAACCCGGACGGCGACGCCGACCTCACCGACGAGCAGGTCGGGGACTTCTGCGTGGCGCCCTGCCACGAGTGCGGGGGCGTCCTCAAGCCGGACGTGGTGTTCTTCGGCGAGAGCGTTCCGCCGCCTCGGGTCGAGCACTGCCGCGGCCTGGTCGAGGCGGCCACGTCGCTGCTGGTCCTGGGCTCCTCGCTGACGGCGATGTCAGGGCTGCGGTTCGTCCGCCAGGCGGCCCGGGCCGGGAAGCCCGTCCTGATCGTCAACCGGGATCCGACCCGGGGCGACCGGCACGCCGTCACCCGGGTCGCGCTGCCCTTGGGGGCCACGCTCACCACGGTGGCCGAGCGACTGGACGTCCCGCTGGACGCCCGATCGGAGGGGCCGGCACGGCGGCCTTGA
- a CDS encoding GNAT family N-acetyltransferase: protein MTSTNPSFPERIELKGEGLVLRDWTEADLAAMPGLFDHPDIAYWTPIVSPFDAAAARARLDRDRKLRAEGTTILLAITVDGGAPLGEVMLRRAPEGTEIGYAVGPAHRGRGLAARAVRIMSAYAFEQLGAEQVILELEAENAASVAVATKAGFRLLDVPLITGEEKGRPYSLQTWGRTRS from the coding sequence ATGACCAGCACGAACCCGTCGTTTCCGGAGCGGATCGAGCTCAAGGGAGAAGGCCTCGTCCTACGGGACTGGACGGAGGCGGACCTGGCCGCGATGCCGGGACTCTTCGATCACCCCGACATCGCCTACTGGACACCGATCGTCTCCCCCTTCGACGCCGCGGCCGCCCGCGCGCGCCTGGACCGGGACCGCAAGCTGCGGGCGGAAGGCACGACCATCCTCCTCGCCATCACCGTCGACGGCGGGGCACCGCTCGGCGAGGTGATGCTGCGGCGCGCTCCGGAGGGAACCGAGATCGGTTACGCGGTCGGCCCGGCGCACCGCGGCCGAGGCCTGGCGGCCCGAGCCGTCCGGATCATGTCCGCCTACGCCTTCGAGCAACTGGGCGCGGAGCAGGTGATCCTGGAACTGGAGGCGGAGAACGCCGCCAGCGTCGCCGTGGCCACCAAGGCGGGCTTTCGCCTGCTCGACGTGCCGCTGATCACCGGTGAGGAGAAGGGACGGCCCTACAGCCTGCAGACATGGGGACGCACCCGCTCCTGA